From one Perca flavescens isolate YP-PL-M2 chromosome 4, PFLA_1.0, whole genome shotgun sequence genomic stretch:
- the rassf5 gene encoding ras association domain-containing protein 5 isoform X2: protein MTVNTVLTPSMTSSNSMSSGYCSLDEESEDCTFFTAKSSFFRQPKHAAKQKETKEEDGRGTKDLSEEEVRTRIEEYNAQVSETGMKLASDGSYTGFIKVHLRLSRPVTVPAVDVADSEGASRQTAGRTQALSECQEGTDFGQSQKRTSFYLPSDCVKQIHISSLTTTREVIQGLLKKFMVLDNPRKFALYRQTHRDGQDLFQKLPLCECPLLLRLIAGPDPEQLSFVLKENETGEVEWHAFSVPELQNFLVILGKEEAERIRAVEQKYTVYRQKLQQALKQRDP, encoded by the exons ATGACTGTCAATACAGTGCTGACCCCCTCCATGACAAGCAGTAACAGCATGAGCAGCGGGTACTGCAGCCTGGATGAAGAGAGCGAAGACTGCACTTTCTTCACAGCCAAGAGCTCGTTCTTCCGCCAGCCCAAGCATGCAGCTAAG CAGAAGGAAACAAAGGAGGAAGATGGAAGAGGAACAAAGGACCTGTCAGAAGAAGAGGTGCGGACAAGGATAGAAGAGTATAACGCTCAAGTCTCTGAAACTGGCATGAAACTG GCTTCCGACGGATCCTACACAGGCTTCATCAAGGTCCACCTGAGGCTCAGTCGACCGGTCACAGTCCCCGCTGTGGATGTGGCGGACTCAGAGGGAGCGTCCAGGCAGACTGCTGGCCGCACTCAAGCGCTGTCAGAGTGCCAGGAAGGGACAGACTTTGGGCAGAGCCAAAAGAGAACATCTTTCTACCTACCGTCCGACTGTGTCAAGCAGATCCACATTAGCTCTCTGACCACCACCAGAGAGGTCATCCAAGGTTTGCTGAAGAAGTTCATGGTGTTGGACAATCCCCGCAAGTTTGCAttgtacagacagacacaccgcGATGGACAGG atCTGTTCCAGAAGCTTCCTCTGTGTGAGTGTCCTCTTCTTCTGAGGTTGATAGCAGGGCCTGACCCAGAGCAGCTCAGCTTTGTCCTTAAGGAAAATGAGACTGGAGAGGTGGAg TGGCATGCGTTCTCTGTCCCTGAGCTGCAAAACTTCCTGGTAATCCTGGGGAAAGAAGAGGCGGAGCGCATACGGGCAGTGGAGCAAAAATACACTGTGTACCGACAGAAACTACAACAGGCCCTAAAACAACGTGACCCCTGA